Proteins co-encoded in one Cytobacillus sp. NJ13 genomic window:
- a CDS encoding serine hydrolase, with translation MKMMWVITGIVLILAAAAWALFMYLKGKSSGNPESVIGYVQAHRHTDSMALVIRHNDKEWVNINENVPLPLASTVKIIVAIEYARQAAEGEIDPQEKVDLKTLETYYVPKTDGGAHQAWIDGLSEEVESVSLSEVANGMIAYSSNANTDYLLNVLGIENVNRLADDLKLASHEKMYPIVSALFIPMKLMEEKGFTKEEALKELKGMSLEEYRSSAIDIHQKWESHPPLEKGKKEILKVLDMDFQKVWSDRLPRASAGDYAELMRLLNSKSYFSKEVHSYLDPVMEQLIKNPRNREWLQYAGQKGGSTAFVFTISMYATDKEGNRTEMAFLANDLSNAHFKELSRNMNSFQL, from the coding sequence TTGAAGATGATGTGGGTAATCACAGGAATAGTTCTTATTTTGGCAGCAGCAGCTTGGGCATTATTCATGTATCTAAAGGGGAAAAGCAGCGGTAATCCTGAGTCAGTCATCGGGTATGTGCAGGCACACAGGCACACAGACAGTATGGCTTTGGTTATTCGGCATAATGATAAAGAGTGGGTTAATATCAATGAGAATGTGCCGCTTCCTTTAGCAAGCACGGTTAAAATTATAGTGGCAATTGAATATGCGCGTCAGGCAGCGGAGGGAGAAATAGATCCCCAGGAAAAAGTAGATTTAAAGACTTTGGAAACGTACTATGTTCCTAAAACAGATGGCGGAGCCCACCAGGCGTGGATTGATGGTCTTTCTGAAGAGGTGGAAAGTGTTTCTCTAAGCGAAGTAGCAAATGGGATGATCGCTTACAGTTCGAATGCAAACACCGATTACCTGCTGAATGTCCTGGGAATTGAAAATGTGAATAGACTTGCTGACGATTTGAAGCTTGCCAGTCATGAAAAGATGTATCCGATTGTCAGTGCCCTTTTTATCCCAATGAAGCTGATGGAGGAAAAGGGATTCACAAAAGAAGAGGCGCTTAAGGAATTGAAGGGCATGAGTCTTGAGGAGTATCGAAGCAGTGCTATAGACATCCATCAGAAATGGGAAAGCCATCCGCCACTTGAAAAAGGTAAGAAGGAAATATTAAAGGTTCTCGATATGGATTTTCAAAAAGTATGGTCCGACAGGCTTCCGCGTGCTTCTGCTGGTGATTATGCAGAGCTTATGAGACTATTAAACAGTAAAAGCTATTTTTCCAAGGAAGTCCACTCTTATCTCGACCCAGTTATGGAGCAGCTGATAAAAAATCCCCGCAACCGGGAGTGGCTTCAGTATGCAGGGCAAAAGGGTGGATCAACAGCCTTTGTTTTTACCATCAGCATGTATGCAACCGATAAAGAGGGCAATCGTACAGAAATGGCTTTCCTTGCAAATGATCTGAGCAATGCGCATTTTAAGGAGCTTTCAAGGAATATGAACAGTTTTCAGCTTTAA